A genomic window from Exiguobacterium acetylicum DSM 20416 includes:
- a CDS encoding DUF4430 domain-containing protein translates to MKKWLFAASIVLLAGCAEAKEEQQTASCEAEVKVSVVDHVKDKTLFDKDVCLNEKDTALDALEDTTLDVVKTGKGEMAYVTAVDGIREKSAGAGSGWVFGVNGKPGEVGAGSYELKKGDRLEWRFEKDAMAYFE, encoded by the coding sequence ATGAAAAAATGGCTATTTGCTGCAAGTATCGTGTTACTTGCCGGTTGCGCGGAAGCAAAAGAGGAACAACAAACAGCGTCTTGTGAGGCGGAAGTCAAGGTATCGGTCGTGGATCACGTCAAGGATAAGACGTTGTTTGATAAAGACGTATGCTTGAACGAAAAAGATACGGCACTTGATGCACTTGAAGATACGACGCTCGATGTCGTCAAAACAGGTAAAGGTGAGATGGCATATGTCACGGCAGTCGATGGGATTCGAGAGAAATCAGCTGGAGCAGGTAGTGGCTGGGTCTTCGGAGTCAACGGCAAACCAGGCGAAGTCGGTGCTGGAAGTTATGAACTGAAAAAAGGAGATCGTCTCGAATGGCGATTTGAAAAAGATGCAATGGCTTATTTTGAGTAA
- a CDS encoding ATP-binding cassette domain-containing protein — protein MPIMYTDTDREERLRQQAGGHEKPVLTPERLLHGRVRDLLATGSLFRAGELATLLGLEAFFEAESSELSSGEQQLVGLGHALSSSPKTLFLSEPFLFLDHVRRKRLMGLLEEIERRFGCQIHCSMTIQSDLSITSRATELTGRILNRIENVQHRYPLQTRYALVTEKLSFHQGERIAIVGANGSGKSTLLRLALGVERPLYGKVRRSGETHYVPAHPMLAPLDDRSGSFTTQKKRLLDGIDWSKDSYYFDEPTAGLDDSARMAFVASWKQNPTNLIVMATHDPVLIRAAQRIIYLVHGEVAFDGPTKDFLQESRLFV, from the coding sequence ATGCCTATCATGTATACCGACACCGATCGCGAAGAGCGACTACGTCAACAGGCGGGCGGACATGAAAAACCGGTATTGACACCGGAGCGGTTGCTTCATGGACGTGTCCGAGATCTTCTGGCGACGGGTTCCTTGTTTCGAGCAGGAGAACTCGCGACCTTGCTTGGGCTAGAAGCTTTTTTTGAAGCGGAGTCCAGTGAACTCTCATCCGGAGAACAACAGCTCGTCGGTCTCGGTCATGCGTTGTCTTCGTCACCAAAGACCCTGTTCTTGTCGGAACCGTTTCTCTTTCTTGATCATGTCAGGCGAAAGCGATTAATGGGATTGCTTGAAGAAATCGAACGACGGTTTGGTTGTCAGATCCATTGCTCGATGACGATACAATCCGACTTGTCCATCACGAGTCGCGCCACTGAACTGACAGGTCGTATCCTGAATCGGATCGAAAACGTCCAACACCGTTATCCGTTACAGACACGCTATGCACTCGTGACAGAAAAATTGTCGTTTCACCAAGGTGAACGCATTGCGATCGTCGGTGCGAATGGTAGTGGGAAATCGACGTTACTACGACTCGCGCTCGGTGTCGAGCGACCGCTATACGGAAAAGTCCGGCGGTCGGGGGAGACGCATTATGTACCAGCGCATCCGATGCTTGCGCCATTAGACGATCGAAGTGGTAGTTTTACGACGCAAAAAAAACGTCTCTTGGACGGTATCGATTGGAGTAAAGACAGCTATTACTTTGATGAACCGACGGCTGGACTTGATGACAGCGCACGAATGGCTTTCGTCGCATCGTGGAAGCAGAATCCGACGAATCTGATCGTCATGGCGACGCATGATCCAGTTCTCATTCGGGCAGCACAGCGGATCATTTATCTCGTGCACGGAGAAGTTGCTTTCGATGGACCGACGAAGGATTTTTTACAAGAAAGTCGGTTGTTCGTATGA